The genomic window GTGCACTGTGCCACCGCTGCCGAGAATCATGACACCTTCGTCACGCAACGGGCGGAGTGCCTCTCCGAGTTGAAACAATTGCTTTGGTGTCCACCACGGAACGACAGATGCTTGGATGATTGGAATGTTTGCCTCTGGAAATAGTCGGCTTAACAATACCCATGAACCGTGGTCAAGTCCACGTGTTTCATCGACATTGACGATAGGTGAGACGTGTTTGAATTGATGTTGGACGCGCTTTGCCCATTCGACTGAACCTTGTGCAGCATAGGTTACTTCATACAATTCACGTGGGAAGCCGGAAAAGTCATAAATCATCTCATACGTTCCAGCGATCGACGAAACGGTCGGTTGGCGTGTCATCCAATGTGCAGTAAAGACGACGATAGCTTTTGGATGCATCTGTTTTCCGAGCGTTGTTAAAAACGATGTATATGCGCTATCTTCAATCGCTAACATCGGTGATCCATGCGCAAGAAATAAAGCAGGTGCTTTCATTATCTCACTCCTTTTTCTTCAATGTACCATATATATTTCTGATTTGTCGATTTTTGCATCCGAGGCGCATGGTCGGGCAGTTGTGCATAACATGACGATGAATATGAAAAAGAGGTGAGAACATGTATTATTACTATCCGCATTACGTGTATCCAATGTATCCATATCCGATCATGCCTTATCCGCTTCCACGAGAATATACGGAAGATTACGGACCGAACCCGTTTGTCATTCAAATTGAAGAAGCGACGAAACGAAACAATATGTTCCGTACGACGTTATGGACAGGTCCGCATTTACAAGTGACGTTAATGAGCTTGCGTGTTGGGGAGGATATTGGTTTAGAAATTCATCCGGGCGTGGATCAATTTTTACGTATTGAACAAGGCGAAGGGATTGTACGGATGGGGAAAAAGAAAAACGAGCTAACGTTTGAACGACGAGTGGGCGACGGTTCTGCTATTTTTGTCCCTGCTGGAACGTGGCATAATGTAATAAACATTGGAAACGTTCCGCTAAAATTGTATTCCATCTATGCACCGCCACAACATCCAGCGGGTACCGTCCATCCGACAAAAGCCGATGCTCTTGCGGCGGAATGAGAGAAAAGACTTGGGGGAAGCCCTCACGTGTTGGAAAAGGATAAAAAATAGTTGCAATTTTTCGGAAAATAAGATACATTAATTAAAAATCAGAAAATTCAATATCGTTTTACGTTCTTATCAAGAGAAGGGGAGGGACTGGCCCGATGAACCTTCAGCAACCAGCCGAAAGCGGTCAGGTGCTAAATCCAGCGAATTGGCGTTCAATTCGGAAGATAAGAAGAAGCGACTGTAAAAGCCTTCTTCTTTGAAGGCTTTTATTTTTTAGAAAGGAAGAGAGCGAATGAGTCATGTGGAAACGATATTAGCACAAATTGGCAATCGAAGCGAGACGACGACAGGAACGGTCAATCCGCCTGTCTATTTTTCAACAGCGTATCGGCATGAAGGGATCGGACAGTCGACAGGGTACGATTACATTCGTACAGGAAACCCGACGAGACGTATTGTCGAGGAGGCGATTGCGCAGTTAGAAGAAGGGGATCAAGGGTTTGCATGTAGCTCAGGCATGGCGGCGATTCAAACGTTGTTTGCGTTGTTTGAAAGCGGCGATCATTTCCTCGTTTCGGCCGATTTATATGGCGGAACGTATCGGCTATTTGAAAAAGGGTGGAAGAAATACGGTTTGTCGTTTACATACGTCGATTTTCGCGATCTCGATGCGGTAAAGGCGCATGTGACGGACAAAACGAAAGCGATTTTTTTAGAAACG from Anoxybacillus gonensis includes these protein-coding regions:
- a CDS encoding DODA-type extradiol aromatic ring-opening family dioxygenase, which translates into the protein MKAPALFLAHGSPMLAIEDSAYTSFLTTLGKQMHPKAIVVFTAHWMTRQPTVSSIAGTYEMIYDFSGFPRELYEVTYAAQGSVEWAKRVQHQFKHVSPIVNVDETRGLDHGSWVLLSRLFPEANIPIIQASVVPWWTPKQLFQLGEALRPLRDEGVMILGSGGTVHNLMALRWDEQTKADSWAVAFDDWLLAQSSAQSEDVFHYEEKAPYAKQAVPTPEHLAPYWIAYGAGDRKEAPRVLFRAYEYGSLSLMAVSF
- a CDS encoding cupin domain-containing protein, with translation MYYYYPHYVYPMYPYPIMPYPLPREYTEDYGPNPFVIQIEEATKRNNMFRTTLWTGPHLQVTLMSLRVGEDIGLEIHPGVDQFLRIEQGEGIVRMGKKKNELTFERRVGDGSAIFVPAGTWHNVINIGNVPLKLYSIYAPPQHPAGTVHPTKADALAAE